The following are encoded together in the Nymphalis io chromosome 26, ilAglIoxx1.1, whole genome shotgun sequence genome:
- the LOC126778553 gene encoding ommochrome-binding protein-like, whose translation MHLVLILTTAAIIQAAVIKEDEVKPCDGVIIDDVYHEIEELKKDIDRPYSLAVDYSTNRVYFSYSLNKDDDVFKTAYVNLNTKEFANIEGVNNGFAQTIDHKTHEVYIGGSDGIYKYNQKTKSAEFFGEKEANIWNIFFKDVLYFSIFPSQFLFTYINGQSVRYRDLEDTKVDQFIIDNEDIMFFTNATGLFSQVKGTKQATLYQEYPNEGVRGLASDVNGNIYLCLRDGIYKVDKSDVSLRKIVEIDDVFGLAFDNDNNIVYSDATKLIRLKPNKDKTC comes from the coding sequence ATGCACCTGGTCCTGATTTTAACAACAGCCGCAATCATACAAGCTGCAGTTATCAAGGAAGATGAGGTTAAGCCTTGTGACGGAGTCATTATCGATGATGTATACCATGAAATCGAAGAACTTAAGAAAGATATCGATCGACCGTATTCACTTGCTGTAGATTACAGCACGAACAGGGTTTACTTCAGCTACAGTCTGAACAAAGACGACGATGTATTCAAAACAgcgtatgtaaatttaaatacgaaAGAATTTGCGAATATAGAAGGTGTTAACAATGGCTTCGCTCAAACAATCGATCATAAGACCCACGAAGTTTACATCGGTGGAAGTGAtggcatatataaatataatcaaaaaacgAAATCAGCTGAATTCTTTGGTGAAAAAGAAGCAAATATTTGGAACATTTTCTTCAAAGATGTACTCTATTTTTCGATATTTCCCTCACAAttcttatttacatacattaacgGTCAATCGGTTAGGTACAGAGATTTAGAAGATACAAAGGTTGATCAATTTATAATTGACAATGaagatataatgttttttacaaaTGCAACAGGATTATTTAGTCAAGTTAAGGGAACGAAACAAGCGACTCTGTACCAGGAATATCCAAATGAAGGTGTAAGAGGACTCGCGAGTGACGTCAacggaaatatatatttgtgtcttCGAGATGGCATTTATAAAGTAGACAAATCCGATGTTTCCTTGAGGAAAATTGTAGAAATTGATGACGTTTTCGGTTTGGCATTTgataatgacaataatataGTTTACTCGGATGCCACTAAATTGATTCGACTCAAACCTAATAAGGATAAGACTTGTTAA